The following is a genomic window from Parabacteroides johnsonii DSM 18315.
TATCCGACCGGATCATGAGCCGGTACGGCGACACTCCCGAAGGCATGGTTGCCTCATGCATGGAATTCCTGCGTATCTGCCGGGAGGAAGACTTTCCCGATGTCGTGATTTCCATCAAAGCCTCGAACACGGTCGTCATGGTAAAAACCGTCCGTCTGTTGGTCAGGACAATGGAATCAGAAGATATGCACTACCCGTTGCATCTCGGTGTAACGGAAGCCGGCGACGGAGAAGACGGACGCATCAAAAGTGCCGTCGGAATCGGAGCCCTATTGTCCGATGGCATAGGTGATACGATCCGCGTCTCTTTGAGCGAAGATCCGGAGGCAGAAATCCCGGTTGCCCGTAAGTTGGTCGATTACATACTCGAACGCGAAGGGCACGAGCCATTAGAGGCCACACCTGCTCCGGGATATGATCCGGTAACAGTCGGACGCCGCCACAGCCGGGTGACGGAAGGAATCGGGGGTAACTTCCCGCCAGTCGTCATTTCCGACCGCAGCAACGGTGATTTCGAGTTTGATCATGCTTCCCAGCCGGACTATATATACATCGGCAAGGAAGATCCCGACAACCTGCCGGACAACTTCCGTCTTTTAGTAGACGCCCACTTCTGGAAAGAACGTCCGAACGCCTATCCTTTCTTTATCGCATCGGAAATAGAGGAACTGAAAGACTATTCTGTCCCCTTGAAATTTATCCGCCTCACCTACCGGGATCTGACCGACCGCGTAATCGAGGTCCTGAAAAAGGATACTTCCGTAATCGTAGTCTTGAGCACGCATCACCGGAACGGTATCGCTGCCGAACGCGCAGCCATGCATCGCCTGCTCATTGCCGGTTGCGATGTACCGGTTATCTTGCACCGCGACTATAGGGAAACAGATACCGAAGCTTTACAACTGAAATCGGCCGCCGATTTCGGAACTTTACTGTTAGATGGTTTCGGAGACGGGATCATGTTGCACAACGAAGGCTGCGAAGCGATGGTGACAGACAGTTGCATGTTCGGCATCCTGCAAGCAACCCGTACCCGCATCAGCAAAACAGAATATATCTCCTGTCCAAGCTGCGGACGAACTTTGTATGACCTACAAACCACAATCGCTCACATCAAGGAGGCCACTTCACATCTGAAAGGCTTGAAGATCGGCATCATGGGGTGCATCGTGAATGGCCCCGGCGAAATGGCGGATGCCGATTACGGCTATGTCGGTGCCGGAAAGAACCGGATCAGTTTGTACAAAGGCAAAGAATGTGTCCTGAAAAATATCTCCGAAGAAGAAGCTGTAGAACGATTGGTCCAGCTGATAAAGGAAAATGGAGACTGGAAAGGTTAAAAAAGATAAAATAGTAAAGAAAAATAACACATACGCTTGCGGATATAGAAATTGTAACTATATTTGTAGCACGTAAATTTTTTCATAGTTAAAGTTTTGGTTAGAGAAGGGCAGGCCTGTGAAGGTAGCCCTTTTCGTTTTTTAGTACTCTTCCCTAATGTCTTTCTCCCGGTCAAACCCCTCCTCGAACCGATTATCCTTGATCTCAGCATTAACAACACGCTGGAAAAAGAAACGATGGTTGTTCCAGTGGAAAGCCGGATAATCATGATTTTGTTTAATCACATTATTACGGAAGACAAGGCCATCCACCGATTTAGCATACAGGATCGGCATATCAAAGGTTTCGAACTCGTTGTCCTCGATCACGATCCCACCATGGAAATATTTCTTCTGACCTTTCAAATCCGGTATCTCCGGATAGATGGAGATAACAGCGTTCGTAAACTGGAACTGATTTGTCAACGCATTGATAAACTTGTTGTTCCGGATCAGTACGTCATGACAAGCCCCCGTCTCGAACCATCCGTTACAGTCACCACACAAAAGGATTGCCGTCCCGGAAGTGTGATCAAAAATGTTATTCTCGACTACCGTCTTCTTCGGAGTACTGAACAGGGAACCACGGGCACGATTGTTACGGATCACATTGTCGGCAAAATAAACCTCCGGTGTCCACTCCAGATTCTCGATACCGTAAGTGCCGGCCTCACTGATGGCGGGATCGACAGGCTTATCAAACGTAATGCGGAACTGCTTTGCACCATGATCGTCAGGCTTATCGACAGCTTCAATCGCAGTTACCTTGTTCTGTTTCCCTAAAATTTCCATTGTTTTGGAGTCGATAAACTGGACGGCATCACCCGGACGTCCCCATTCGAAACCGTAGGACTGACCGTGCATGTATTCACCGACCAATGTCTTGTCGTCTATTCGCTTTTGCACTTTCAGATAGGTTCCATGCACATTGATGGCATCATCCATCATGCCCTCGTACAGACCACCGACCGAACGAATCAACCCCTTACAGCCGGAAAAATGAGTCGCATCAGCCTGTGTCGTAAAATAACGCGGATCATCCTCGCCACGCAGGCAGACCGAGAATTTATCCAGTGTGATATTTTCGCTCATCTGTGCCAACAAACCCATTCCTTCCGCATAATGCACCTGTATATTTTTGAGTGTCGTATTCGTATCATGATACATGAATATCCCCGGAGTCGGACGGCCGTATCCACGGAAAACGACAACCGTGCCCGGTATCAGTTTCTTGTTCTTCCAGGGAGCGCAGATCTTGCGTGGCGCAATCTCTGCAACCTGTTTGCTGCCCACGCTGATATCACTGGTCGTATAGACCAATCGCTTTGTATCTCCTTCAAAAGCGATACCCCAAGCAGGGACATGCTCCCAACCTTCCCCTTTGGCGACAAAGTTACTGTCACGTATTTCGTATTCCACCCAAGGAGCAACCTCGTAGGTGATCATACCGCCGAGCGTGTCATTCTCCAGCACTTTCACCTGGCTGATATGCGGATTCGCAAAGTCAATACTGAAATTCTTCAACGTGCAATTATCCGAACCCACCAGAGAGACCGGAAGCATCCGCCCATGGAAAACCAATTCGGAGCCTTGCCCGTCAAAAACCACGTTCTTCATATTCTCGAAAGCCAGCCCCACCTGTTTCGGATTATCCTGGTCATGATTGGAGATGAAATATTCACGTTCCGAAGAACCTGTCGGATAAAAATCATAACGCCCTTTCGGCAGGAAGATCCGGACTGTGTCGGAATTCGATTCCGCCGCTATTTGTTGAAGGGCTTTTGCCATCAATGGAGAAGCGTTCTCGCCGGTATCAGGGTTCAATCCATATGAGGACAGATCATACGCACTGCCTTTACAAGCCGTAAGGAGAGCGACAAACAGAAGCATTACAATAGAATTTAGTTTCATGGCCTACATCTTTTGTTGATTATATTGATAAATATACAGGCAAATATACCATATTATTTGTAAATTTGCCCCTCTTAATACAATATAGATATGGAACATCCATTAAGCATTTACAACACACTCACAAGAAAAAAGGAACAGTTCATCCCGCTGCACGAACCGCATGTGGGTATGTATGTTTGTGGTCCTACCGTTTATGGCGATGCCCATCTGGGCCATGCACGTCCGGCGATCACATTTGATCTGCTGTTCCGTTATCTGACTCATATAGGATACAAAGTACGCTATGTACGCAACATAACGGATGTCGGTCACCTGGAACACGATGCAGACGACGGCGAAGACAAAATCGCCAAGAAAGCCCGTCTCGAACAACTCGAACCGATGGAGGTCGTGCAATATTACCTGAACCGTTACCACCGTGCAATGGAAGCGCTCAACGTATTGCCTCCCAGCATCGAACCGCATGCGTCCGGCCACATCATCGAACAGATAGAACTGGTCAAGAAGATACTGGATAACGGTTATGCGTACGAAAGCGAAGGTTCCGTTTATTTTGATGTGGAGAAATACAACAAAGATCATAACTACGGCGTTCTTTCCGGACGTAACATCGACGATATGTTGAATACGACCCGCGCATTGGACGGACAGGATGAGAAGCATAATCCGATCGATTTTGCCCTTTGGAAATGTGCACAGCCGGAACATATCATGCGCTGGCCTTCTCCCTGGAGCGACGGATTCCCCGGCTGGCATTGCGAATGCACGGCGATGGGCAAGAAATACTTGGGCGAACATTTCGACATCCACGGAGGTGGCATGGACTTGATCTTCCCGCATCACGAATGCGAGATTGCACAGGCTGTCGCTTCCCAAGGTGAAGATATGGTCCATTACTGGATGCACAACAATATGATCACCATCAACGGACAGAAGATGGGAAAATCCTTGGGCAACTTCATCACGCTGGACGAGTTTTTTACCGGGGACAATAAGATGTTGAGCCAAGCCTATTCACCTATGACCATCCGTTTCTTTATCCTTCAGGCGCATTATCGCAGCACGGTGGATTTCAGCAACGAAGCCTTGCAGGCCGCCGAAAAGGGGTTGGAACGCTTGATGGACGCCTACCACCACCTGATGAAGCTGAAGGCAGCCGACGTTTCAACAGTGGACGTAAAGGATTTGCGTCGCAAATGCTACGATGCGATGAACGACGACCTGAACTCACCGATCGTGATCGCCCATCTATTCGACGCAGCTCGCACAATCAACTCCGTAAAAGACGGTAAAGCTACGATTTCGCTCGAAGACCTGAAAGAGTTACAGGATGTATTCCATACGTTCATTTTCGATATCCTCGGAATGAAAGATGAAGCGGCTTCAGCTGGAAATAACAGCAATGAAGCGTTCGGCAAAGCTATGGATCTGTTGCTAACCATCCGCCAGCAGGCAAAAGCCAACAAGGACTGGGCTACATCAGACAAGATCCGCAACGAACTAACAGCTATCGGCTTCGAGATCAAAGACACGAAAGACGGAGCTGAATGGAAATTAAGCAAATAGAAAGATGACTATACAGGAATTTCTACAGGGCGACAAGTTCGCCCTGCTTGCTGGTGTCGAATTATTAGAAACCGCAAGCGGGTATGCAAAAGCACGCATGGAAATAAAACCGGAACATCTCAACGGTGGTGGCGTATGCCAAGGAGGCGCCATTTTTACGTTAGCAGACCTGGCCTTTGCAGCAGCCACAAATAGTCATGCACGCCTGACACTTTCCATCACATCCAGCATCAACTTCTTTAAAGCTGAAAGCAAAGGCTATCTTTATGCCGAAGCCCATGAGACATTTAGCCACAAACGGCTCGCGAACTGTGAAGTACGCATTACCAATGAAACCGGTGACCTGATCGCCACCTTCAACGGTACAGGCTATCGGAAAGACACGGAACTGCCTTTTGCCCCGATAGAATAAGATTCATCTCAATATTTCCAACAGACGGCGTCTGTTCGTTACTTTTTAAGTAAGTTTTCGTGTCAGTCGAATAATTTACTTAAAAGATGTACCAGACTGATTTAACGGAAACAAAATATTATCCGATTTATAAAAGAGGACGACACCCGGCATCTTCTGTCACTATCTATCTAATAAATAATATATTAGCCGGTGTCAACGTGGTTTTTCAAGGTTGACACCACATCGACACCTTTTCCTGTCTTTGGCGATTACCGGATATTTGTAGACAAGTAATAATCTACCAACTATCCCATTTCATGCCATCAACTAATTCAAAACATACAAAGAACTAAATGATAGCATATGGTAAAGTATATACAGGTAGTACTACTTATATGCAACAGGTAGTACTGCCTATTGACAGTATATAGTACTACGTATCTACGGTAGATAGTATTGCATATAAGTAATATGTGATATGCCATGAATTAGTTCACTATGACTTTTGAAGTAGTTTATGGCATATTTCGAAACAGTTGCTTCATGAGGATGGACAGGTTACGGACAAAACTTCGGACACAAAAAGGTGTCGATGTGGTGTCGACCTCAATACCGGCATCGACACCTTTTAATATATTGTTTATTAGACAGATGACATCAAGATATGCCAGGTGTCGTTCTCTATTGCATTTTTTTATATAAAGATTTGAATTGGATAAAATCTAAACAGGCTCTATTATCATGATCAGCTACCACCTTCTTCCGTAGTCGATATAAACACAAAGCAAGCTTTACCCCTCATCCCTGAGACATAAAGCCTAAACACGTAAATCAGTTATTATAAAAAACGAAGCAGTGTTATTAATGAATGTGTCTATAAGTATACTCTTTATTTTCCGTAGACAAAGGAAGGGCATATATATTGCAAGGATATGACAAGAGAAAGACAATTTAATTGAAAATAGAAGACCAAGGATTGTTTTTCTTTCGTACCTTAGTCCCCAAAGACGAGAAACTGTTTTGATTTTTTCGCCTCATGATTTGAGATGTATTAAATCAAAACAGTTTCTGAGTTTCCTAACAATTTTCAATTACCAATAATGGTTTATCTGAAGCAAATCAAACTAATCAATCCGGACGAGGTATCGGGGCCGGTAGAAGATCTGAAATATCCGTACAAGGCAGCAGCCGTACGGTATATGGACGAACTGGTATTCACGAGGCCTGTCACATTCCTGGTGGGAGAAAACGGGATCGGTAAATCGACCTTGTTAGAGGCCGTCATGTATAAATACGAGAGGCGTAACGAAGATCTGCAAGGCATGCTGAACGACGGCGACGAGAGCCACAAGGTACTCGCCAACGTCTTACCCGATCAGATTCGTTTAGTGGAGGTACGCAAACCGGACGACTATTTCTTTTTCCGTGCCGAATCTTTTTTCGACCATGCCCGCGAGATCGATGCCCAATCGATGCGCGACATCCTCAAATACGGACGCGATTACTCCATGGCACGCTATGGAGGACGGCGTCTGCTGGAGCAGTCGCACGGTGAAAGTTTCCTCAGCACATTCCTCAACTACGGAGAACGGAACATGCTCTATATCCTCGACGAACCGGAAGCAGCCCTTTCCCCCCAGCGCCAACTGTCATTGCTCGTACGGATAAAAGAATTGGTGGACCAGGGATGCCAACTCATCATCTCCACCCATTCGCCGATACTGATGGCTTATCCGGAAGCCGACATCTACAACATAGACGAAGACGGCGCTCGCCTGACTCCTTTTGAGGAAACGGAACATTACCAACTGACGAAATATTTCCTGACACACACGCAGCAGATGCTCCGAGAACTGGGAATCGGTTGAACAGGATATCCGGCATGCGTCCGTCCCCTGACTTTCAGCAGTGCCGGGAGATTATCTCTCCCAGGCATTTAGGATTTCCGCTACATAGACGTTATGCGGATTCCCAGCCATCGCGCTGTACCACTTTTCGTATAAGGCGGGATCAACAAAATGATCCTTATCCATCTTAGTCACATAAAGAGTTTTGCATTCGAGTGTCAGGCGCGATTCCTCGAAACAAGGGTTACCCAAATCGGTAAAACAGGGCGTCAAACCTGTCGCAGCCACCTTATCAATCTCCCGTCCCGACTTCGAACCGCAAATCTTATGAGCGGCCTTATGCTCTTCCCCCAAGAAGGAAAGCGTGAAAGCGCCCTTCGCATCGACAAACTCGCGGGTATAACGTTCCGGACGGATAAAAACGAACACTACCGGCTTGTTCCACAGGAAACCTACGCCTCCCCAACTTGCCGTCATCATGTTGAACTCGTCTTTATCACCGGCGCTTACCAGCATCCACTCTTTTCCGATAATCTCTATAAAATTGTCTTTGACCCGACCCGGCTCTATTGCCTTCATAATTTCATACCTTAATTTTATAACCACCCAAAGATACAGAAATATTCATTTGCGTATATGCTGAGTGTAAATATCTCTCTACAACATATAAAACTATTTTAGTACGGTTAACCAGATATTCTTGTCCATACAGAATATTTTCTTTAGGTTTGCATCTTAATATTCACGTAATTATCAAGACTATAAACTGCCAAAATGGAAATACTGAACAACTGGATCAGCGGGATTAACGACCTCTTGTGGTCGTATGTTTTAATTATCATGCTATTAGGATGCGCCTTCTGGTTCACCTTCAAAACCCGTTTCGTCCAATTTCGTATGTTCCGGGAGATGATACGCGTGCTTGGCGACTCCGCCAACAAAGCCCATGAAGGCGAAAAGCATATCTCATCTTTCCAAGCGTTCGCCGTATCGCTCGCCAGCCGTGTCGGTACAGGCAATCTGGCCGGAGTAGCCACAGCCATCGCCGTAGGAGGTCCGGGGGCAGTGTTCTGGATGTGGATCATCGCCCTTTTAGGTTCGGCCAGCGCTTTTGTCGAGTCTACGCTCGCACAGCTTTACAAACGGAAAGGGAAGGACTCCTTTATCGGAGGACCGGCTTACTATATGCGATACGGATTGGGGCTGAACTGGATGGGCGCATTGTTCGCTATCCTGATCTCTGTCACTTTCGGCTTCGCGTTCAACTCGGTACAGAGCAACACGATCTGCGAGGCCATGCAAGGCTCGTTCGGTTTCGATCCGAAAATCGTAGGTGCGATACTGACGGTACTGACACTTGTCATTATTTTTGGAGGAATCCAGCGAATAGCCAAAGTCAGCAGCGTACTCGTCCCCATGATGGCATTGGGATACGTGGCACTCGCATTGGGGATCGTACTGTTCAATATCACAGAACTGCCGACCGTCATCAAACTGATCGTAAGCAGTGCTTTCGGATGGGAACAAGCGGTAGGCGGCACGGTCGGAGCCGCCCTGATGCAGGGGATCAAGCGCGGCCTGTTCAGCAACGAGGCTGGTATGGGTTCGGCCCCGAACGTGGCGGCCACCGCATCCGTCACACATCCGGTCAAACAGGGATTGATCCAAACTTTGGGCGTTTTCACCGATACCCTGCTGATCTGTACTTGCACAGCTTTTATCATCCTGTTCAGCGGGGCGCCGTTGGACGGTTCGGTAAACGGAGTACAACTGACACAGCATGCCTTGACGCTCGAAGTGGGAAAAGCCGGAGGGATATTCGTTGCCGTAGCGATCTTTCTGTTCGCTTTCAGCAGTATTATCGGAAACTATTATTACGGGGAAGCGAACATCCGTTTCATCACACCGAAGAAAAGCGTGCTTTATATTTATCGCCTGTTGGTCGGCGGCATGGTAATGTTCGGAGCGTTGGCAAGCCTGGAACTCGCTTGGAGTCTGGCGGATATCACGATGGCTTTCATGACGATCTGCAACCTGGTCGCTATCTCGTTGCTGAGCAAACAGGCCTTCCTGCTACTGCACGATTACATTGCTCAGAAACGCAGTGGGATCAAAAGTCCGGTGTTCGATAAAAACAAGCTACCGGAACTGAAGGACAAGGCAGAATGCTGGTAAACACTTCTTATTGATAGATCAGGCTAAACAAACGTTCAGGAGCAAAGACCTCGTTGGCGACCTCCTGTATCTCTTCGGCGGTCAGCCTTTCCACCTTAGCAAAGACTTCCGGCAGGGTATCATAGCGGTTATAATGGAGAAAGCTCTTTCCCAACCCCAAGAACAGTCCCTCCCGGTTATCGCCAGAGACACCCAACTGCCCGATCACCTGCTTCTTGGCCGCTGCCAACTGGGTTGCGGTCAGTTTTACATCGCGCAGCTTAGCCAGTTCCTTATGAACAAGCCTGATCGCTTTCTCCTTATTCTTCGGATCGGTCCCGAAATAGATACTTGCCAATCCTGTATCGGTATAAGAAGTCACATTTGATTCGACATTATAGACAAGCCCGTTTTTTTCCCGGAGAGAGACATTCAAACGGTTGTTCATCCCCGGACCTCCCAAGAGATTGTTCAGCAGGAACAGCGGCAGACGTTTCTCATCGTGCATACTGTATGCTCGTCCTCCGATCAGCACATGCGCCTGATGGGTATCTTTGTGTATCTGGCGGCTGACGGGAAGGATCTCGCCGGGTGCCATCCGGTTACGTGCCGCCATCGGGAAAGCGATATCAGACAGGGTGCTTTCCGCCAGCTGCACGATCTTCTTGAACGGAATCCGGCCCATCGAAAAGAACACCATGTTTTCGGGTGCATAAAAACGCTTCATAAACGACTTGCCCGACTCACTTCCGAAACCGAGTAGCGAATGCTCGTCCCCTAAGATATTATGTCCCAATGCATGACCGTCGAATAGCAGATTCTCAAATTCATCGAAGATCAGTTCAGAAGGACTGTCCTCGTATGAATTGATTTCGTCCAGGATCACATCCACCTCCTTCTCGATCTCTTGTTCCGGGAACTGCGAATGGAACACCAGGTCGGTCAGCAGTTCGAAAGCCCGCCGGAAATGCTCCTCCATAAAGATGGAATAGACAAAAGTCTCCTCCTTCGTGGTATAGGCATTCAGCTCCCCTCCCACATTCTCCATCCGGTTCAGGATATGCCAAGACTTACGTTTTTCCGTTCCTTTGAATATCATGTGTTCGACAAAATGAGCCAAGCCGAACTCGTCCGCCTCCTCATCCCGTGTCCCGACATTCACGGCAAACCCGCAGTATGATACCGGAGAAGCAGCAGGAAGATGTACGATACGCAAACCATTCGGCAAAATATGTGAGAAGTAATCTTTTTCCATTATCCATTCATTAAGAGGGCACAAAAGTACAACAAATATTTATTTACAGACTTCTTTTAACTACCCTAGCCGTCAAATTAAAACTCTTTACTATGGAATTACAAACAATACAAAGTAAGATTTACGAGATCAGAGGACAGAAAGTCATATTAGATTTCGACTTGGCTGAATTATATCAATCAGATACCCGCTCTCTCAATCAAGCAGTCAAAAGAAACATCAAACGTTTTCCTCTCGACTTCATGTTTCAACTGACCACCGACGAATGGTCCGTCTTGATGTCACAATTTGTGACATCAAGTTGGGGTGGCACTCGGAAACGTCCCTTTGCATTTACAGAGCAAGGTGTTGCTATGCTGTCAGGACTATTGAAGAGCGATATCGCAATAGAAGTGAATATTTCAATCATGCGTGCTTTCGTCGCCATGCGCCAATACCTGCTCAACTCCGCTCCCTCACCCCAACTCAAAGAACTGAAAGAACGGATCGAGGCATTAGAAGACATCACAGAGGAAAACGAAGAAAAATTTGACGAAATCTACCTTGCCTTGGCGCAATTGGCACAAAAAAACAAACAGAACAACCAACCCCGTAATCCAATAGGATTCGTCAAACCCCAATAAAGTACAAAAATATGCGCTTCCCGCTGTGCAGGTATCATTAAAATAGATACTTTTGTACTTTGTTAAATTCATAACATCATATAGAATCATTTTTAAAGCTATGATAAACGAAGCAATCTCATCCATCCTGCAACAGGAAGCTGAAGCAGTACGCAATATTCCGATAACCAACGGCTATGAAGAGGCAGTGACACTCATTGTGAAACACGTACACGAACTCGGTGGAAACCTGATCACCAGCGGCATGGGGAAAGCAGGACAGATCGCCATGAACATCGCAACGACCTTCTGTTCGACAGGCACGCCTGCCTACTTCCTGCATCCCAGCGAAGCGCAGCATGGCGACCTCGGTATCGTCCGCAAGAACGATGTCATGTTGCTTATCTCCAATTCTGGCAAGACACGCGAACTGCTCGAACTGGTGGAGTTGACACGTGGTCTCGTGCCGGAAATGCAGTTTATCGTTATCACTGGCAACCCCGACAGCCCGTTAGCAGCTGAAGCGACGATCTGCCTGCCGACAGGTGCGCCAAAAGAAGTGTGCCCCTTAGGCCTCACCCCCACCACATCGACCACGGTCATGACGGTGATAGGCGATCTGTTAGTAGTCGGCACCATGAAACGCATCAACTTCGGCTATCCCGACTATGCCAAACGACATCACGGTGGTTATCTAGGCTCGAAAAGCCGCGAGCAGTGTAAAACAGAAAACAAATAAACAGTATGAGGAAGGTAATCGGCATCGGAGAAACCATTCTCGACATCATCTTCAAGAACAACCAGCCCCATACAGCAGTACCCGGCGGATCGACCTTCAACGGCCTTATCTCGTTAGGACGTCTCGGAGTACCCGTTTCCTTCATCAGCGAAGTAGGCAATGACCGTGTCGGCGACATCATCCGCGACTTTATGATGGAAAACAACCTTTCCACCCGCTACGTCGACCGTTTTCCGGACGGTAAAAGTCCGATCTCGCTCGCGTTTCTGGACGACGACAGCAATGCCAACTACACCTTCTACAAGGAGTATCCGAAGCAACGCCTCGACGTGCCCCTGCCGGAGATCAACGAAGATGACATTTTCATCTACGGCTCCTACTATTCGCTGAACCCCGCGCTCAGAGGACGGATGGTGGAGTTCCTCAACTATGCCCGCCAGCGCAAGGCGATTCTTTACTACGATCCGAATTTCCGCAAGGCGCACGCCCACGAAGCCATACGCCTCGCTCCGACATTACTCGAAAATTTCGAATATGCCGATATCGTACGTGGTTCGGACGAAGACTTCCTCAATATTTTCGGAGAGACTGACAGTGAAAAGGTCTACACTGACCATATCCGTTTCTACTGCGACCGTTTCATCACTACCCACGGAGCCGGAGGCGTAAACCTTTACCACGGCGACCGGCACCGTCATTTCGACTCGCCCGCCATCCGTCCGGTCAGTACGATCGGAGCCGGAGACAACTTCAATGCAGGTATCCTCTACGGTCTGTTAAAATATAATGTCCGCCACCGCGACCTCGTCACTCTCCCTCAGGAGACATGGGCGAACATCATCCGGTGCGGGATCGATCTGGCTACTGAGGTTTGCCACAGCTACGACAATTACATTTCTAAAGAATTTGCAACCTCCTACCTCTCTCAGTCTTAAATATCATTAACCGGGTAGATAAAGGGGTATAAAGACACATGTTTTTCACTATCTTTGCTTTGCATGAGTAGTAGAAGTATGATATTGAAACGGATTCTTTTCTTGTTCACCAGTGTGACCTTATTGGCAGGGTGCAGCTCCGGCAGAGCACCTGAAATTCGTGCCATATGTTTGCGTGACGACATCGGTAACTATATTATCAAATGGGAAACAGATCCCCATACCGACGGGATGATGAAACTTTATGTATCCGACACCCCCAACTCTTTCGACATGTCGCAGCCGTGCGGCTATGCTAACATCAACGACGGGAGAGTGACCTACATCACAAATGACAACATCACCCGCAAATACTTCCTCCTGTCGTTCAACGACAAGTACTACCGTACCGTCGGTGCCCGCTCGGTACAGATGGACAGTGTCCAGAACTTGCGCGACATAGGAGGCTATTTCAGCGAACACGGGAACCGTATGACCGGCTGGGGCAAGATATTCCGTTCGGGTGAACTCAAGGCGCTTAGCCGCAACGACACCATCCGGTTGGACAACCTGAAGATCAAAACGGTCATTGACCTCCGGGGAGAAGACGAGGTAGCTCTCGCCCCGGAAAAATATACAGGAGCAAACATCATCTCCATCCCAATCCCGGTAAAAGGAAAAGAACAGATCGCCCGACGTTTGGAAGAAGGGCGCATACGCAAAGGTGACGGACTCGTATACATGCAGGATACATACATCAGCTACGTGACAGACGAGAGCGAACAGTTCGGCAAGGCATTGAAAGTCTTCCTCGACAA
Proteins encoded in this region:
- a CDS encoding 4-hydroxy-3-methylbut-2-en-1-yl diphosphate synthase, producing MEDFFNYRRRKSSIVNIGNTPLGGDNPIRIQSMANVSTMDTDAAVHQAIRMIEAGAEYVRFTAQGEREARNLGAIRKQLDEAGYTTPLVADIHFNPRAADAAAEEVEKVRINPGNYVDKVKTFDLLEYTDEEYAAELQKIRDRFIPFLNICKAHGTAIRIGVNHGSLSDRIMSRYGDTPEGMVASCMEFLRICREEDFPDVVISIKASNTVVMVKTVRLLVRTMESEDMHYPLHLGVTEAGDGEDGRIKSAVGIGALLSDGIGDTIRVSLSEDPEAEIPVARKLVDYILEREGHEPLEATPAPGYDPVTVGRRHSRVTEGIGGNFPPVVISDRSNGDFEFDHASQPDYIYIGKEDPDNLPDNFRLLVDAHFWKERPNAYPFFIASEIEELKDYSVPLKFIRLTYRDLTDRVIEVLKKDTSVIVVLSTHHRNGIAAERAAMHRLLIAGCDVPVILHRDYRETDTEALQLKSAADFGTLLLDGFGDGIMLHNEGCEAMVTDSCMFGILQATRTRISKTEYISCPSCGRTLYDLQTTIAHIKEATSHLKGLKIGIMGCIVNGPGEMADADYGYVGAGKNRISLYKGKECVLKNISEEEAVERLVQLIKENGDWKG
- a CDS encoding alpha-1,3-galactosidase-related protein — translated: MKLNSIVMLLFVALLTACKGSAYDLSSYGLNPDTGENASPLMAKALQQIAAESNSDTVRIFLPKGRYDFYPTGSSEREYFISNHDQDNPKQVGLAFENMKNVVFDGQGSELVFHGRMLPVSLVGSDNCTLKNFSIDFANPHISQVKVLENDTLGGMITYEVAPWVEYEIRDSNFVAKGEGWEHVPAWGIAFEGDTKRLVYTTSDISVGSKQVAEIAPRKICAPWKNKKLIPGTVVVFRGYGRPTPGIFMYHDTNTTLKNIQVHYAEGMGLLAQMSENITLDKFSVCLRGEDDPRYFTTQADATHFSGCKGLIRSVGGLYEGMMDDAINVHGTYLKVQKRIDDKTLVGEYMHGQSYGFEWGRPGDAVQFIDSKTMEILGKQNKVTAIEAVDKPDDHGAKQFRITFDKPVDPAISEAGTYGIENLEWTPEVYFADNVIRNNRARGSLFSTPKKTVVENNIFDHTSGTAILLCGDCNGWFETGACHDVLIRNNKFINALTNQFQFTNAVISIYPEIPDLKGQKKYFHGGIVIEDNEFETFDMPILYAKSVDGLVFRNNVIKQNHDYPAFHWNNHRFFFQRVVNAEIKDNRFEEGFDREKDIREEY
- the cysS gene encoding cysteine--tRNA ligase, with the translated sequence MEHPLSIYNTLTRKKEQFIPLHEPHVGMYVCGPTVYGDAHLGHARPAITFDLLFRYLTHIGYKVRYVRNITDVGHLEHDADDGEDKIAKKARLEQLEPMEVVQYYLNRYHRAMEALNVLPPSIEPHASGHIIEQIELVKKILDNGYAYESEGSVYFDVEKYNKDHNYGVLSGRNIDDMLNTTRALDGQDEKHNPIDFALWKCAQPEHIMRWPSPWSDGFPGWHCECTAMGKKYLGEHFDIHGGGMDLIFPHHECEIAQAVASQGEDMVHYWMHNNMITINGQKMGKSLGNFITLDEFFTGDNKMLSQAYSPMTIRFFILQAHYRSTVDFSNEALQAAEKGLERLMDAYHHLMKLKAADVSTVDVKDLRRKCYDAMNDDLNSPIVIAHLFDAARTINSVKDGKATISLEDLKELQDVFHTFIFDILGMKDEAASAGNNSNEAFGKAMDLLLTIRQQAKANKDWATSDKIRNELTAIGFEIKDTKDGAEWKLSK
- a CDS encoding PaaI family thioesterase — encoded protein: MTIQEFLQGDKFALLAGVELLETASGYAKARMEIKPEHLNGGGVCQGGAIFTLADLAFAAATNSHARLTLSITSSINFFKAESKGYLYAEAHETFSHKRLANCEVRITNETGDLIATFNGTGYRKDTELPFAPIE
- a CDS encoding AAA family ATPase; translation: MVYLKQIKLINPDEVSGPVEDLKYPYKAAAVRYMDELVFTRPVTFLVGENGIGKSTLLEAVMYKYERRNEDLQGMLNDGDESHKVLANVLPDQIRLVEVRKPDDYFFFRAESFFDHAREIDAQSMRDILKYGRDYSMARYGGRRLLEQSHGESFLSTFLNYGERNMLYILDEPEAALSPQRQLSLLVRIKELVDQGCQLIISTHSPILMAYPEADIYNIDEDGARLTPFEETEHYQLTKYFLTHTQQMLRELGIG